A genome region from Nocardia sp. NBC_00565 includes the following:
- a CDS encoding ABC transporter substrate-binding protein, with the protein MKPQRILVALLAVALLVAGCSGRSGGGGRGDVEAAAKGGGDTAVSADFGDLKNVCQPGKATSSPTQGVTADRIEVGVFTDMGLTKKTEFPDAAKVFTSWCNANGGINGRKLTVNVRDTKYTEVRQRMLEACREDFALVGGSAALDGLGVKDRLSCLLPDFPAQLGEPSNAGADLQIGGGVNAARPYDPYVGMHQWLFNEVYPNSAGAIGILAGDSPVTKIRAIKYAEGLPAEGATLVYSDLIPATGVTDWTPYAQAMKSKGVRGLFFMGDFRSLAKLELVLADMQYKLDWIDINNNAYSQAFLELAGKSLATQNNYADLSGTAPLELSDTIPAVAQAKSLFAKYAPGAELTYPALRALSQWLLFAKTAASCGDNLTRTCLLDNARKEKAWTAGGLQAPVDMSSQSILPKCFNVVQPTPDGWKVADFKPDTGPFRCDMNPYVYKGDYGKAMTLADVGKSMSDVK; encoded by the coding sequence GTGAAACCACAGCGAATACTTGTCGCTCTGTTGGCGGTCGCACTACTAGTGGCAGGCTGTAGTGGCCGCAGTGGTGGCGGGGGCCGCGGCGATGTCGAGGCGGCCGCTAAGGGTGGCGGCGATACGGCCGTCTCCGCCGATTTCGGCGACCTGAAGAACGTCTGCCAACCCGGTAAGGCGACGAGTTCGCCGACGCAGGGCGTCACCGCGGACCGGATCGAAGTCGGCGTCTTCACCGATATGGGTTTGACCAAGAAGACCGAATTCCCCGACGCCGCAAAGGTATTCACCTCGTGGTGCAATGCCAACGGCGGCATCAACGGCCGCAAACTGACCGTCAATGTGCGCGATACGAAGTACACCGAGGTCAGGCAGCGGATGTTGGAGGCCTGCCGCGAGGACTTCGCCCTCGTCGGCGGCTCGGCCGCCCTGGACGGGCTCGGCGTCAAAGACCGGCTGTCGTGTCTGCTGCCCGACTTTCCAGCGCAGCTGGGCGAACCCTCGAACGCCGGGGCCGACCTGCAGATCGGCGGCGGCGTGAACGCCGCACGGCCCTATGACCCCTACGTCGGCATGCATCAATGGCTGTTCAACGAGGTGTATCCGAACTCGGCCGGTGCCATCGGGATCCTCGCCGGTGACAGTCCGGTCACCAAGATCAGGGCGATCAAATACGCCGAGGGGCTGCCCGCGGAAGGGGCGACGCTCGTCTACAGCGACCTCATTCCGGCCACCGGTGTCACCGACTGGACGCCCTACGCACAGGCCATGAAGTCCAAGGGCGTGCGCGGCTTGTTCTTCATGGGCGATTTCCGCAGCCTGGCCAAACTGGAGTTGGTGCTCGCCGATATGCAATACAAGTTGGACTGGATCGATATCAACAACAATGCGTACAGCCAGGCCTTCCTCGAACTGGCGGGCAAATCGCTGGCCACTCAGAACAATTACGCGGATCTGTCGGGAACAGCACCGCTGGAACTATCGGACACCATTCCGGCGGTCGCGCAGGCCAAGAGTCTGTTCGCCAAGTACGCCCCGGGCGCGGAGCTGACCTATCCGGCGCTGCGCGCCCTCTCCCAGTGGTTACTGTTCGCCAAGACCGCGGCCAGCTGTGGCGACAACCTCACCCGCACCTGTCTTCTCGACAATGCACGCAAGGAAAAAGCCTGGACCGCGGGCGGTCTGCAAGCACCGGTGGACATGTCGAGCCAGTCGATCCTGCCGAAATGCTTCAACGTCGTGCAGCCGACTCCAGATGGGTGGAAGGTCGCGGATTTCAAGCCGGATACCGGGCCGTTCCGCTGTGATATGAACCCGTACGTCTACAAAGGCGACTACGGCAAGGCGATGACGCTGGCCGATGTCGGCAAGAGCATGAGCGACGTCAAGTAA
- a CDS encoding acyl-CoA dehydrogenase family protein: protein MSTRIEDLAELHHELRAVARDLLAKTAAESAVDWSLIARSGWLGLEAAAEFDGAEATFAEVAVILQELGRAAARSPYPAVAALGVGALNELEPGQDRDELLRDTVSGTTIPVLALPGEAAAAPFRLTRTPHGVLLDGTATFVPDAPTADRLLVPAIDSAGATVIVHIDARAAGMSVARQPVLDATRDFGSVVADSARPESMWRFHGDSDHALRRLHERAAVAVACDSLGLSEAMLDAAVAHAGVREQFGRKIGSFQAVKHACADMLVRVTVARKLVEAAVRSQTGDRADAAVTASMAKSYACAAAVDIAGKAMQLHGGMGYTWESGIHVYLKRATLNRSLFGSPAQHRRQLAERYSSIEYS, encoded by the coding sequence ATGTCCACCCGCATCGAGGACCTCGCCGAACTGCACCACGAACTGCGCGCGGTGGCACGCGACCTGCTCGCGAAGACCGCGGCCGAGTCCGCCGTCGACTGGTCGCTGATCGCCCGATCCGGGTGGCTGGGTCTGGAGGCGGCCGCCGAATTCGACGGCGCGGAGGCTACTTTCGCCGAGGTCGCCGTCATCCTCCAAGAGCTGGGCCGAGCGGCGGCGCGCAGCCCCTACCCGGCCGTCGCGGCCCTCGGCGTCGGAGCGCTGAACGAGCTCGAGCCGGGCCAGGACCGGGATGAGCTACTGCGCGACACCGTATCCGGTACCACGATCCCGGTCCTCGCACTGCCGGGCGAGGCGGCCGCCGCGCCGTTTCGCCTCACGCGGACTCCACACGGCGTGCTCCTCGATGGCACGGCCACCTTCGTGCCCGACGCACCCACCGCCGACCGGCTCCTGGTACCGGCCATCGATTCGGCGGGCGCCACCGTGATCGTGCACATCGATGCACGGGCCGCCGGAATGTCCGTCGCGCGGCAACCGGTCCTCGACGCGACCCGCGACTTCGGCAGTGTCGTCGCCGACAGCGCGCGACCGGAATCGATGTGGCGGTTCCACGGTGACTCGGACCATGCCCTGCGGCGTCTGCACGAGCGGGCCGCGGTGGCCGTGGCCTGCGACAGCCTCGGGCTGAGCGAGGCCATGCTGGACGCCGCCGTGGCGCACGCCGGGGTGCGGGAGCAGTTCGGGCGCAAGATCGGTTCCTTCCAAGCCGTGAAACACGCCTGCGCGGACATGCTCGTCCGGGTCACAGTGGCCAGGAAGCTGGTCGAGGCCGCGGTTCGCAGCCAGACCGGCGACCGAGCCGACGCCGCGGTCACGGCATCGATGGCCAAGTCCTACGCCTGCGCCGCCGCGGTCGACATCGCGGGTAAGGCGATGCAGTTGCACGGGGGCATGGGCTACACGTGGGAAAGCGGCATCCACGTCTATCTGAAGCGAGCCACGCTCAATCGTTCGCTTTTCGGCTCACCAGCGCAGCACCGCAGGCAATTGGCTGAGCGGTATTCATCAATCGAATATTCCTGA
- a CDS encoding acyl-CoA dehydrogenase family protein — translation MTTSSPDQLDEFRAGVREWCRTHIPAQWRRAQTDVSDAEFVRFQQDWFQELRAAGFAVPHWPKQWGGGMSLAEQVVLYQELAAHDAPRLVLAFVSIHHAASTLLAAGTEEQRQRHLPAILNGEIWCQGFSEPGAGSDMAALQTTARRAGDGYVVNGQKLWASGAMHADWCLLLARTDPNAPKRHGISYFLLDMRTPGVDVRPIRQATGESHFCEIFLEDVTIPATRLVGPEHAGWRVAQQTLGAERGMTMLELAERLGNGGFRWLVRLCARPGPGGTRPLDDPLIGDRLATLEIELTGLRALCAELVANDHPGPADASIVKLYYSELLQRMTDFGTEVAGLAAHTELHKPRSSGWESGAWMLDFIGSWEWTIPGGTSEIQRTIIGERGLGLPREPTGH, via the coding sequence ATGACCACCTCCTCCCCCGACCAGCTCGACGAGTTCCGCGCCGGTGTGCGCGAATGGTGTCGGACGCATATCCCCGCGCAGTGGCGGCGCGCGCAGACGGATGTCTCGGATGCGGAATTCGTCCGCTTCCAGCAGGACTGGTTCCAGGAGTTGCGCGCCGCCGGTTTCGCAGTACCGCATTGGCCGAAGCAGTGGGGCGGCGGCATGTCGCTCGCCGAGCAGGTCGTGCTCTACCAGGAGCTCGCCGCCCACGACGCGCCTCGACTGGTCCTGGCTTTCGTATCGATCCATCATGCGGCGTCCACACTGCTCGCCGCGGGGACCGAGGAGCAGCGCCAGCGGCACCTTCCGGCGATCCTCAACGGGGAGATCTGGTGTCAAGGTTTCTCCGAGCCCGGCGCGGGCTCGGATATGGCCGCACTGCAGACGACCGCGCGGCGCGCGGGCGACGGTTACGTCGTCAATGGTCAGAAGCTCTGGGCCAGTGGCGCGATGCACGCAGACTGGTGCCTGCTACTGGCCCGCACCGATCCGAATGCGCCCAAGCGGCACGGGATCTCGTACTTCCTGCTGGATATGCGCACACCAGGCGTGGACGTTCGCCCCATCCGCCAGGCGACCGGCGAATCCCATTTCTGCGAGATCTTCCTCGAAGATGTCACCATCCCGGCCACCCGGCTCGTCGGGCCGGAGCACGCGGGATGGCGAGTGGCACAACAGACCCTGGGCGCCGAACGCGGTATGACCATGTTGGAACTGGCCGAGCGACTCGGCAACGGCGGGTTCCGGTGGCTGGTGCGGCTGTGCGCGCGTCCCGGGCCCGGCGGGACGCGGCCGCTCGACGATCCGCTGATCGGCGACCGGCTCGCGACGCTGGAAATCGAACTCACCGGGTTGCGCGCGCTGTGCGCCGAACTCGTCGCGAACGACCACCCCGGCCCGGCCGACGCCTCGATCGTGAAGCTGTATTACAGCGAGCTGCTACAGCGGATGACCGACTTCGGCACCGAGGTCGCGGGCTTGGCCGCGCACACCGAACTGCACAAGCCACGGTCCAGCGGATGGGAATCCGGGGCCTGGATGCTGGACTTCATCGGCTCCTGGGAATGGACCATCCCGGGCGGAACCAGCGAAATTCAGCGCACCATCATCGGGGAACGCGGCCTCGGCCTGCCCCGCGAGCCGACGGGACACTGA
- a CDS encoding enoyl-CoA hydratase/isomerase family protein, translating to MRYELPDELTVICDGPIRTVVINRPDQLNAVNPALHWALANVWRQLAADRDAEVVILTGAGRTFSAGGDLDWITSFLDDPVARDESIREGAQIIEEMLRFGLPVITAVNGPAVGLGCSIAVLSDIVLISETAYLADPHIAVGLVAGDGGAAFWPLLGPILRSREYLYTGDRIPAATAVELGLASRTVAPESLLAEARRLAERLAGQPAQALRGTKRVVNMYLSQALGGPMQAGFAAEVVTMQSAEHRDRLLALRKAH from the coding sequence GTGCGTTACGAACTCCCGGATGAGCTCACGGTGATCTGCGACGGTCCGATCCGGACGGTGGTCATCAACCGGCCGGACCAGTTGAACGCGGTAAACCCGGCACTGCACTGGGCGCTGGCCAATGTGTGGCGGCAGCTGGCCGCCGATCGCGACGCCGAGGTGGTGATCCTGACCGGCGCGGGCCGAACCTTCAGCGCCGGTGGCGATCTGGACTGGATCACCTCGTTTCTCGACGATCCGGTGGCCCGCGACGAGAGCATCCGCGAGGGCGCGCAGATCATCGAGGAAATGCTGCGGTTCGGACTGCCGGTGATCACCGCCGTCAACGGGCCCGCGGTCGGGCTCGGCTGCAGCATCGCGGTGCTGTCGGACATCGTGCTGATATCGGAGACCGCGTATCTGGCCGACCCGCATATCGCGGTCGGGCTGGTCGCCGGTGACGGCGGCGCGGCGTTCTGGCCGCTCCTCGGCCCGATACTGCGCTCGCGCGAGTACCTGTACACCGGCGACCGTATCCCCGCCGCCACCGCCGTCGAGCTGGGCCTGGCCAGTCGGACCGTGGCGCCGGAGTCGCTGCTCGCCGAGGCCCGTCGGCTGGCCGAACGGCTCGCCGGGCAACCGGCCCAGGCGCTGCGCGGCACCAAACGCGTTGTCAATATGTATCTTTCGCAGGCACTGGGCGGCCCGATGCAGGCGGGTTTCGCGGCCGAGGTGGTCACCATGCAATCCGCCGAGCACCGCGACCGCTTGCTCGCGCTGCGGAAGGCGCACTGA
- a CDS encoding acyl-CoA dehydrogenase family protein: MNIELRTEAVEYGVQVRRALEAAGGDKLARLAEREPERRAGLVAPVLADLGAWELEPRRDAVELEAAAALCHSAGYWAAPYPVAERLSRPADLDVDGLIVVSDFRPEGAVAGLDLRWAAVTLDGHRGGVESAAPPRSPRTSAFVTELQVRPLDDNGAADVALGLVLPCWTLLGMLDRVLELARAHVLMRKQFGKPLAEFQGVQFQLTDAEVERGGVEMLARFALWSIQTGRADVVADALALRLAAVEAADIVFRVAHQLHGAIGFCDETTLSWLSRYSLPLRRLPFGLSGTVDQLTRRMGRSGLAGLFSDPMGV, translated from the coding sequence ATGAACATCGAATTGCGCACCGAGGCAGTCGAATACGGCGTCCAGGTGCGCCGGGCGCTGGAGGCGGCCGGCGGGGATAAGCTGGCCCGCCTCGCGGAGCGCGAACCCGAGCGCAGGGCCGGCCTGGTGGCACCGGTCCTGGCCGACCTCGGTGCGTGGGAGCTCGAGCCGCGTCGCGACGCCGTCGAACTGGAGGCGGCCGCGGCGCTGTGCCACAGCGCAGGTTACTGGGCTGCCCCGTACCCCGTGGCCGAGCGGCTGTCGCGCCCGGCCGATCTCGATGTCGACGGGTTGATCGTGGTATCGGACTTTCGCCCCGAAGGGGCCGTTGCCGGCCTCGATCTCCGGTGGGCCGCGGTGACCCTGGACGGCCACCGCGGCGGCGTCGAGTCGGCCGCTCCCCCGCGATCGCCGCGGACATCGGCATTCGTCACCGAACTTCAGGTGCGTCCGCTGGATGACAACGGCGCCGCGGATGTGGCGCTGGGACTAGTGCTGCCGTGCTGGACACTGCTCGGGATGCTCGACCGGGTACTGGAACTCGCGCGCGCTCATGTTTTGATGCGCAAGCAATTCGGCAAACCGCTCGCGGAATTCCAGGGCGTGCAGTTCCAGCTGACCGACGCGGAGGTCGAGCGCGGCGGCGTGGAGATGCTCGCCCGGTTCGCGCTGTGGAGTATCCAGACCGGTCGCGCGGACGTGGTCGCCGACGCGCTGGCGCTGCGACTGGCGGCGGTCGAGGCGGCGGACATCGTTTTCCGGGTCGCGCACCAACTGCACGGGGCGATCGGCTTCTGCGACGAGACGACGCTGTCCTGGCTCTCGCGCTACAGCCTGCCATTGCGGCGGTTGCCATTCGGTCTGTCGGGCACCGTCGATCAGCTGACGCGGCGCATGGGCCGATCCGGTCTGGCCGGACTGTTCTCCGATCCGATGGGAGTGTGA
- a CDS encoding acyl-CoA dehydrogenase family protein, protein MDFTMGEAATALRHELRGLMREHVPADFLGAFTDDPADLAVAQRFCRLLADRGLLCLAWPEEFGGRGGSIWEQTAVREEMWAQHEPRGAQYMGVNWVGPTIMRHGTPEQQRTHLAPIARGEVIWCQGFSEPEAGSDLASLRTTARRDGAGWTISGQKIWTSYATMAQWCFLLARTSTGQRKQHGLTIFLVPMSDPAIEIRPIRAMMGPHHLNEVFLNDLQVTEADVLGAVDEGWTVVQEVLAFERVGIARYARCERLLLAAPTVLGDRWDDLPAELRARWARMLTHCRRARLLAYRVVALQSADRVRPGDAAAYRIAVTKLDQDSAAVLAEIAAYVASADDEGRRFRAAVDDHWRYSHASTVASGSIEMQRILLARALLAA, encoded by the coding sequence ATGGACTTCACGATGGGCGAGGCCGCCACCGCGCTCCGGCACGAGCTGCGGGGTCTGATGCGGGAGCACGTTCCCGCGGACTTCCTCGGCGCGTTCACCGACGATCCGGCCGATCTCGCGGTCGCTCAGCGATTCTGTCGCCTGCTCGCCGACCGCGGCCTGCTGTGTCTGGCCTGGCCCGAGGAGTTCGGCGGGCGTGGCGGTTCGATATGGGAGCAGACCGCGGTCCGCGAGGAGATGTGGGCCCAGCACGAGCCGCGGGGTGCGCAGTACATGGGCGTCAACTGGGTGGGCCCGACGATCATGCGGCACGGCACACCGGAACAGCAGCGCACGCACCTGGCGCCGATCGCGCGCGGCGAGGTGATCTGGTGCCAAGGCTTCAGTGAGCCCGAAGCCGGTTCCGACCTGGCGTCACTGCGCACCACGGCCCGCCGCGACGGTGCCGGCTGGACCATCTCCGGGCAGAAGATCTGGACCTCGTACGCGACCATGGCGCAGTGGTGTTTTCTGCTCGCCCGCACCTCGACGGGGCAACGGAAACAGCACGGCCTGACGATCTTCCTCGTGCCGATGTCCGATCCGGCCATCGAGATCCGGCCCATCCGCGCCATGATGGGCCCGCACCATCTCAACGAGGTCTTCCTCAACGATCTACAGGTGACCGAGGCCGACGTGCTCGGCGCCGTGGACGAGGGCTGGACCGTGGTGCAGGAAGTGCTGGCGTTCGAACGAGTGGGCATCGCCCGATACGCCCGGTGCGAGCGCCTGTTGCTGGCCGCACCGACGGTGCTCGGTGACCGATGGGACGACCTCCCGGCGGAGCTGCGCGCACGGTGGGCGCGGATGCTCACGCACTGCCGCCGCGCCCGGCTGCTCGCGTACCGGGTGGTGGCGTTGCAGAGCGCCGACAGGGTGCGGCCGGGCGACGCCGCGGCGTACCGGATCGCGGTGACCAAGCTCGACCAGGACAGCGCCGCGGTACTCGCCGAGATCGCCGCATATGTCGCGTCCGCCGATGACGAGGGCAGGCGGTTCCGTGCCGCGGTGGACGATCACTGGCGCTACTCCCATGCCTCGACCGTCGCTTCGGGAAGTATCGAGATGCAGCGAATTCTGTTGGCCCGAGCCCTGCTGGCGGCCTGA
- a CDS encoding FadR/GntR family transcriptional regulator, translating to MTTPRRARVPQRRIAETVAAELRTRILAGDDDYRLPTQDQLVKEFGVSYPSIRESIRILETEGLVTVRRGNVGGAEVHRPDESSAAYHLGLALQGGRVTLGDLAVGLQMLEPVCAAECARRADRAEVVVPELNAAIEASAELVGDGVAFTHVAREFHDLVVSFTPNATVRYVVSSLVALWSAQEEAWAEALTRRGEYPSEAEAQDAVRAHRRIVAEISAGRAEEAERLARAHLAATQALVLERFDEDVVNAASTVARQAIRSSHRSRI from the coding sequence GTGACCACCCCCCGGCGCGCCCGGGTTCCGCAGCGTCGCATCGCGGAAACCGTTGCGGCCGAACTGCGCACCCGCATCCTGGCCGGCGACGACGACTACCGCCTGCCCACTCAGGACCAGCTGGTCAAGGAGTTCGGCGTCAGCTATCCCTCGATTCGGGAATCCATCCGGATCCTGGAAACCGAGGGCCTGGTCACGGTACGCCGCGGCAATGTCGGCGGCGCCGAGGTGCACCGCCCCGACGAGTCCTCGGCCGCATATCACCTCGGCCTCGCGCTCCAGGGCGGGCGGGTCACGCTGGGTGATCTCGCGGTCGGCCTGCAGATGCTGGAACCGGTGTGCGCCGCCGAATGCGCCCGGCGCGCGGACCGCGCCGAAGTTGTCGTCCCGGAACTGAACGCCGCCATCGAGGCGTCCGCCGAATTGGTCGGCGACGGTGTGGCTTTCACGCACGTCGCCCGGGAATTCCACGATCTTGTCGTCTCGTTCACGCCGAACGCGACCGTCCGCTACGTAGTCAGCAGCCTCGTCGCGCTCTGGTCGGCGCAGGAGGAGGCGTGGGCGGAAGCCCTCACCCGGCGCGGTGAGTATCCATCCGAGGCCGAGGCGCAGGACGCCGTGCGCGCGCACCGCCGGATCGTCGCGGAGATCTCGGCCGGACGGGCCGAGGAGGCAGAACGGCTGGCCCGCGCCCACCTCGCCGCCACCCAGGCCCTGGTGCTCGAACGCTTCGACGAAGACGTCGTCAACGCCGCGTCCACCGTTGCGCGCCAAGCCATTCGGTCCAGCCACCGCTCCCGGATCTAG
- a CDS encoding SMP-30/gluconolactonase/LRE family protein encodes MLQGARYTSTTTPSLADGWRLERLTAPSRLFGANGLRTGPDGRIYVAQVTGSQISALDVETGLLETISAKGGEIIAPDDVAFGPQGNLFATEPMEGRVSTRGTDGRTRILRDDLPGANGITVHQGRLFVNECRVGGRLMELDLNGGAPRVLLDNIAMPNAMEVGPDGLLYYPVMGTNDIWRIDPEGGEPERVAGDLGVPDSVKFDSEGFIVSTQVHSGEVLRIDPRTGERSVLATLSPGLDNCTFVGERLFVSNFTGEITEILGGGKTRTTLPGGLNWPLDLTVGEEGNLYIADGTYFYLLRPGGEPQTLGMLFSPGYPGFIRGVSAVGGGEFIVTTANGEVTRYRPADQESEVLAQGFDQLYGVAVAPGGLIATAEFGTGRVLSVQSGQVGELASGLHQPVGVTFGPDGTCFVAESGAGRIVSITGSGVDTVVDGLDKPQGILVRGTRLYVVDAGTKLLISVDLETKARDIIARDLPVGAPPGVIPKPLRGIPPFSGPQGPFAGIAAGPDGTLYLSADADGSVLAIRKAE; translated from the coding sequence TTGTTGCAAGGGGCGCGCTATACCAGCACCACGACACCGAGCCTCGCCGACGGGTGGCGGCTGGAACGGCTCACCGCACCGAGTCGGCTGTTCGGCGCGAACGGCCTGCGCACCGGTCCGGACGGCCGCATCTATGTGGCGCAGGTGACCGGGAGCCAGATCAGCGCACTCGATGTCGAGACCGGCCTGCTGGAGACCATCAGCGCCAAGGGCGGTGAGATCATCGCGCCCGACGATGTGGCCTTCGGTCCGCAGGGCAACCTCTTCGCCACCGAGCCCATGGAGGGGCGGGTGAGCACGCGCGGCACCGACGGGCGCACGCGAATCCTGCGCGACGATCTTCCCGGCGCGAACGGCATCACCGTGCACCAGGGGCGCCTGTTCGTCAACGAGTGCCGCGTCGGCGGCCGCCTGATGGAGCTCGATCTCAACGGCGGCGCACCGCGCGTACTGCTCGACAACATCGCGATGCCCAACGCCATGGAGGTCGGACCCGACGGCCTTCTGTACTACCCGGTGATGGGGACCAACGACATCTGGCGAATCGATCCCGAGGGTGGCGAACCCGAGCGGGTCGCAGGCGATCTCGGCGTTCCCGACTCCGTGAAATTCGATTCCGAGGGCTTCATCGTCTCCACCCAAGTGCATTCCGGAGAGGTGCTGCGCATTGATCCCCGCACCGGTGAGCGCAGTGTGCTGGCCACCCTGTCACCCGGCCTGGACAACTGCACCTTCGTGGGCGAGCGGCTGTTCGTCTCGAATTTCACCGGGGAGATCACCGAGATCCTCGGCGGCGGAAAAACCAGGACGACCTTGCCGGGCGGCCTGAATTGGCCGCTGGATCTGACCGTCGGCGAGGAGGGCAACCTCTATATCGCCGACGGGACCTACTTCTATCTCTTGCGCCCAGGGGGCGAGCCGCAGACGCTGGGAATGCTCTTCTCGCCCGGCTATCCGGGCTTCATCCGCGGGGTGAGTGCCGTCGGTGGTGGCGAATTCATCGTCACCACCGCCAATGGCGAGGTCACCCGCTACCGGCCCGCGGATCAGGAGAGCGAAGTCCTGGCCCAGGGCTTCGACCAGCTCTACGGCGTGGCGGTCGCACCGGGCGGGCTCATCGCGACCGCCGAATTCGGCACCGGCCGGGTGCTCTCGGTCCAGTCCGGCCAGGTCGGGGAGCTGGCTTCGGGCCTGCACCAGCCGGTCGGTGTGACGTTCGGTCCGGACGGGACCTGCTTCGTCGCCGAATCCGGTGCCGGACGGATCGTTTCGATCACCGGTTCCGGCGTCGACACTGTGGTGGACGGTCTGGACAAGCCCCAGGGCATCCTGGTCCGCGGCACTCGGCTCTATGTCGTCGATGCCGGGACCAAGTTGCTGATCAGCGTCGATCTCGAAACCAAGGCGCGCGACATCATCGCCCGCGATCTCCCCGTCGGGGCCCCGCCCGGTGTTATCCCGAAACCACTGCGGGGGATCCCGCCGTTTTCCGGCCCGCAGGGCCCCTTCGCCGGTATCGCAGCCGGGCCGGACGGCACCCTCTACCTGTCCGCCGACGCCGACGGCAGCGTGCTGGCAATCCGAAAGGCAGAGTGA
- a CDS encoding SDR family NAD(P)-dependent oxidoreductase: protein MSDNNFLGLDGRIVIVSGAGGGGIGTSVVRMVARAGATVIAMSRSKENLDKHVAPLAAEGLSVIPVAADAATDDGIATVLEQVRHTEGDLHGLVNVAGGAAPSTWMPFTRVTREDWRALLGWNLETMFFMSQAVAAELKSRGRPGSIVSISSISGMNTAPFHIGYGTAKAALVAATRTMAVELALDNIRVNAIAPGVTETPASRTYVGEDPERDRSAIAMGRRARPEEQAGAILFLLSDLSTYITGQTLLVDGGLDLKWTHLGADNTSLFLEDESFRAAITR from the coding sequence ATGTCGGACAACAACTTCCTCGGACTCGATGGCCGCATCGTCATCGTCTCCGGTGCGGGCGGCGGTGGTATCGGCACCTCGGTGGTGCGCATGGTCGCGCGCGCCGGTGCGACCGTGATCGCGATGAGCCGATCCAAGGAGAACCTCGACAAACATGTGGCACCGCTGGCGGCGGAGGGTCTTTCGGTCATACCGGTCGCGGCCGACGCCGCCACCGACGACGGCATCGCCACCGTGCTGGAGCAGGTGCGCCACACCGAAGGGGACCTGCACGGGCTGGTCAACGTGGCCGGTGGCGCCGCGCCATCGACCTGGATGCCGTTCACCCGGGTCACTCGCGAAGATTGGCGTGCGCTGCTCGGCTGGAATCTCGAAACGATGTTCTTCATGAGCCAAGCAGTGGCCGCGGAATTGAAATCGCGCGGCCGGCCCGGCTCGATCGTGTCGATCTCCTCGATCAGCGGTATGAATACCGCACCGTTCCACATCGGCTACGGCACGGCCAAGGCCGCGTTGGTGGCGGCGACCCGCACCATGGCCGTGGAGTTGGCCTTGGACAACATCCGGGTGAACGCCATCGCCCCCGGCGTCACCGAGACCCCGGCCTCGCGTACCTACGTCGGCGAAGATCCCGAACGCGACCGAAGCGCCATTGCCATGGGCCGACGGGCCCGTCCGGAGGAACAGGCGGGGGCCATCCTGTTCCTGCTGTCGGACCTGTCCACCTATATCACCGGACAAACCCTGCTGGTGGACGGCGGACTCGACCTCAAATGGACCCATCTCGGCGCCGACAACACCTCGCTTTTCCTCGAGGACGAGTCGTTCCGCGCCGCCATTACCCGCTGA